Proteins co-encoded in one Pseudophryne corroboree isolate aPseCor3 chromosome 1, aPseCor3.hap2, whole genome shotgun sequence genomic window:
- the ABHD8 gene encoding protein ABHD8, which translates to MLTSIAERIMYCLTGKTPNSVGPADISETSDGYDFLEVKPGRVLRVRHILPSRVGGGEEEDVEEVKNSGRGLVHCKRRITVYRNGQLVIENLGTALRSEILHCRNGNTEQAGTVEVELSDFTSTGNEGGAGKDSDIPPGRRRKRKPKKVVLVDCQRRVSSCKGTHSDVVLFFIHGVGGSLDIWKEQMDFFSKLGYEVVAPDLVGHGSSAAPQIGAAYTFYALAEDMRCVFKRYGKKKNILVGHSYGVSFCTFLAHEYPDLVHKVVMINGGGPTALEPSLCSIFNMPTCVLHCLSPCLAWSFLKAGFARQGAKEKQLLREGNAFNVSSFVLRAMMSGQYWPEGDEVYHAELTVPVLLVHGMHDKFVPLDEDQRMAEILLITFLKVIEEGSHMVMLECPETVNTLLHEFFLWEPDVQNTTAEEGVHE; encoded by the exons ATGTTGACCAGCATTGCAGAGCGTATTATGTACTGCCTGACAGGCAAAACCCCAAATTCTGTGGGTCCCGCAGATATTTCGGAAACCAGCGATGGCTACGACTTTCTCGAGGTAAAGCCCGGCCGTGTCTTAAGAGTGCGGCACATCTTACCCTCTCGTGTTGGAGGTGGGGAGGAGGAAGATGTAGAGGAAGTGAAAAACTCAGGACGAGGATTGGTCCATTGCAAACGTCGAATAACTGTCTATCGTAATGGACAACTAGTAATAGAAAATCTGGGTACCGCTCTTCGTTCTGAGATATTACATTGTCGCAATGGAAACACTGAGCAAGCTGGAACAGTGGAGGTTGAGCTCTCGGATTTCACCAGCACAGGCAATGAAGGTGGAGCAGGAAAGGATAGTGATATACCACCTGGGCGGCGTAGAAAACGCAAGCCGAAGAAGGTAGTGTTGGTTGACTGCCAAAGACGAGTTAGTAGCTGCAAAGGCACGCATTCTGACGTGGTCCTGTTTTTCATTCATGGTGTTGGAGGTTCTCTTGACATATGGAAAGAACAAATGGATTTCTTCTCTAAACTCGGGTATGAAGTGGTAGCTCCAGATTTGGTGGGGCATGGCTCCAGTGCTGCTCCACAGATTGGTGCTGCTTATACCTTCTATGCACTCGCTGAggacatgagatgtgtatttaagcGCTATGGCAAGAAGAAGAACATCTTGGTAGGACATTCATATGG aGTGTCCTTCTGCACTTTCCTGGCACATGAATATCCTGACTTGGTCCACAAAGTGGTCATGATAAATGGTGGCGGTCCCACAGCTCTTGAGCCCAGCCTCTGCTCCATCTTCAATATGCCCACATGTGTGTTACACTGTCTCTCTCCTTGCCTTGCATGGAGCTTCCTCAA GGCTGGCTTTGCTCGACAAGGTGCCAAAGAGAAACAACTCTTGCGAGAGGGTAATGCCTTTAATGTGTCATCGTTTGTGTTACGAGCCATGATGAGTGGCCAATACTGGCCAGAGGGAGATGAGGTCTACCATGCCGAGCTAACCGTCCCTGTCTTGctggtgcatggcatgcatgacaaATTTGTTCCCCTTGATGAAGATCAAAGGATGGCAGAG ATCCTGCTAATCACGTTTCTAAAGGTGATAGAAGAGGGCAGTCATATGGTCATGCTGGAGTGTCCAGAAACTGTTAACACTCTACTCCATGAGTTTTTCTTGTGGGAGCCGGACGTGCAGAACACAACTGCAGAAGAAGGTGTGCATGAGTGA